Proteins encoded in a region of the Scrofimicrobium sp. R131 genome:
- a CDS encoding ABC transporter substrate-binding protein has protein sequence MSSAKNWKRVALAVGATASLGLLAACGGGQAGQSGQSGDAAGAQEGPTLVVFAGSQTPIVPNFNPYTPTVLHAAMGGIYEPLFFYNKAQDTDPVPLLGESAEWSEDGLELTIGLRPDVKWNDGEPLTADDVKYSFTNDAVQMDYVTGVEVVDEQTITIQFAEPSFTREYSLLGATYIVPEHVFGAVDDLVTFDNSSNPVGSGPFMVENVTDAAYTVVANPNYWDPDRPGINRVQYLGIDGNSSAESLFKAGQLDYSTFFVPQPEQLIQAGNLGYLNVASPNPTVVMICSNADLGCTGAQTHKEIRQALNLAIDRAEINEKAYYNLAQPASPTFVKPNRDEQWVAPGLEVLNPENADVEAAKQVMEAAGWTLGADGIYAKDGERASIKLESVEGWSDQNAAAELMVAQAKAAGLELNNGTITADQYSDRRMTGDYELFLGALFGTPISDPFTIYRDSFTTDYTQPVGSSLEPGQTNYSRYSNPEVDQAIAAAAVTNDVEQLKEAYGIVQRNIVEDVPYISLFHGGSQTFFNQTDFTGWPTEDNLYAFPASWDGVSAAYILSKLTYK, from the coding sequence ATGTCCTCAGCTAAGAACTGGAAGCGGGTGGCCCTAGCTGTGGGCGCCACCGCCTCCCTGGGTCTCCTGGCCGCGTGCGGGGGAGGCCAGGCCGGTCAGTCCGGTCAGTCCGGAGATGCGGCCGGCGCGCAGGAAGGCCCCACACTGGTGGTTTTCGCCGGGTCGCAAACCCCGATCGTGCCGAACTTCAACCCCTACACTCCCACCGTGCTGCATGCGGCCATGGGTGGGATCTACGAACCGCTCTTCTTCTACAACAAGGCGCAGGACACCGACCCGGTTCCGCTGCTGGGCGAGAGCGCAGAGTGGTCCGAAGACGGCCTTGAGCTGACCATCGGTCTGCGTCCCGACGTCAAGTGGAATGACGGTGAACCCCTCACCGCTGACGACGTGAAGTACTCGTTCACTAACGACGCCGTGCAGATGGACTACGTCACCGGGGTCGAAGTGGTGGACGAGCAGACGATCACCATCCAGTTCGCCGAGCCCTCCTTCACTCGCGAATACTCGCTGCTCGGTGCCACCTACATCGTTCCCGAGCACGTGTTTGGCGCCGTCGACGACCTGGTCACCTTCGACAACTCGAGCAACCCGGTTGGCTCCGGTCCCTTCATGGTCGAGAACGTCACCGACGCTGCCTACACCGTGGTGGCTAACCCCAACTACTGGGATCCGGACCGGCCCGGAATCAACCGGGTCCAGTACCTGGGGATCGATGGCAATTCATCGGCTGAATCGCTGTTCAAGGCCGGCCAGCTCGACTACTCCACCTTCTTTGTTCCCCAGCCTGAGCAGCTGATCCAGGCCGGAAACTTGGGCTACCTGAACGTGGCTTCACCCAACCCGACCGTCGTGATGATCTGCTCCAACGCGGATCTGGGTTGCACCGGGGCACAGACCCACAAGGAAATCCGCCAAGCTCTGAACCTTGCGATCGACCGGGCCGAAATCAACGAGAAGGCCTACTACAATCTCGCTCAGCCCGCCTCGCCCACCTTCGTCAAGCCGAATCGGGACGAGCAGTGGGTGGCGCCCGGCCTGGAGGTACTGAACCCGGAGAACGCGGATGTGGAAGCAGCCAAGCAGGTGATGGAGGCGGCCGGCTGGACGCTGGGCGCCGACGGCATCTACGCCAAGGACGGGGAACGGGCCTCGATCAAGCTGGAGTCGGTGGAGGGTTGGTCCGACCAGAACGCGGCTGCCGAGCTGATGGTTGCCCAGGCCAAGGCGGCCGGGCTGGAGCTCAACAACGGCACGATCACCGCTGATCAGTACTCTGACCGGCGGATGACCGGGGACTACGAACTGTTCCTCGGGGCACTCTTTGGAACCCCGATTTCTGATCCGTTCACCATCTACCGCGACTCGTTCACCACCGACTACACCCAGCCGGTGGGCAGCTCCCTGGAGCCGGGTCAGACCAACTACTCGCGCTACTCCAACCCGGAAGTAGATCAGGCGATCGCGGCGGCAGCGGTCACCAACGATGTTGAGCAGTTGAAGGAAGCCTACGGGATTGTCCAGCGCAACATTGTCGAGGACGTGCCTTACATTTCCCTCTTCCACGGTGGCTCGCAGACGTTCTTCAACCAGACCGACTTCACCGGTTGGCCCACCGAAGACAACCTGTACGCGTTCCCCGCTTCCTGGGATGGGGTGTCGGCGGCCTACATCCTGTCGAAACTGACCTACAAGTAA
- a CDS encoding DUF1343 domain-containing protein has translation MKVQTGAEQLLARPELIPGARLGLLTNYTAVTPDLVPLWIGWHRVDPRLQVLFGPEHGLWGSAQAGEAESDQVEPVTGLPVVDTYGQEESRWAAEMAGLDGVVIDLQDVGSRCYTYAWSALRFLRAASRRGVPVYVLDRPNPLAGVVAGPGLQADCVSLVGELGVPLRHGLTLGELLREAAAWLDLPEPSVIAMKGWRRDKFWAETGLPWVPPSPNLPTPASALVYPGTVLLEGSNLSEGRGTTLPFELVGAPWLTEEWAWALRQRDLPGVQFRLARFQPTGHKYAGQVLTGVQLHVLDPDRFDPIQAGLALLETAKEQAPEHFAWREPDWEGASRPFVDLLWGSPVLREQLGTGVDLVEASPAPIRPVTAPLYR, from the coding sequence ATGAAGGTGCAAACCGGAGCCGAGCAACTGCTGGCTCGCCCGGAACTGATCCCCGGGGCACGACTAGGGCTGCTAACGAACTACACCGCTGTTACCCCGGATCTGGTCCCACTGTGGATTGGCTGGCACCGGGTTGACCCCCGGTTGCAGGTACTGTTTGGCCCCGAACATGGCCTTTGGGGTAGTGCCCAGGCGGGCGAAGCCGAGTCGGATCAAGTTGAGCCGGTCACCGGTTTGCCGGTGGTCGACACCTACGGGCAGGAGGAATCGCGCTGGGCGGCCGAAATGGCAGGGCTTGACGGGGTTGTGATTGATCTCCAGGACGTGGGCTCGCGCTGCTACACCTACGCCTGGAGCGCGCTTCGCTTCCTGCGAGCTGCCTCCCGGCGGGGGGTCCCTGTCTACGTGCTGGATCGGCCAAACCCGCTCGCGGGGGTGGTGGCCGGTCCCGGCTTGCAGGCCGACTGTGTCAGCCTGGTCGGCGAGTTGGGAGTGCCACTTCGGCACGGTCTGACGCTGGGAGAACTGCTACGGGAGGCGGCGGCCTGGTTAGATCTGCCAGAGCCGAGCGTGATTGCCATGAAGGGTTGGCGCCGAGACAAATTCTGGGCCGAGACGGGGCTGCCGTGGGTGCCCCCCTCCCCGAACCTACCCACCCCCGCCTCGGCCCTGGTCTACCCGGGGACGGTACTGCTGGAGGGAAGCAATCTGTCTGAGGGGCGGGGAACGACGCTGCCCTTCGAGTTGGTGGGGGCACCGTGGTTGACCGAGGAGTGGGCGTGGGCGCTGCGGCAGCGAGACCTGCCCGGTGTTCAGTTTCGATTGGCCAGATTCCAGCCTACCGGCCATAAGTACGCCGGCCAGGTTCTGACCGGCGTGCAACTGCACGTGTTGGATCCGGACCGTTTCGATCCGATCCAGGCCGGATTGGCGCTGCTGGAGACAGCCAAAGAGCAGGCGCCGGAGCACTTCGCCTGGCGTGAGCCGGACTGGGAGGGCGCGTCCCGCCCCTTCGTCGATCTGCTGTGGGGGAGCCCGGTCCTGCGGGAGCAACTCGGGACCGGAGTGGATTTGGTGGAGGCTTCGCCCGCGCCAATCCGACCTGTCACCGCGCCGCTCTATCGGTGA
- a CDS encoding glycoside hydrolase family 3 protein, whose protein sequence is MKEQSVHKQTVKEALAQLETWDDEHLVGQLFSVASGGHAAKNILGFGDSASPDQVERAHEALLQLIRDYHLGAIIYFPPGGDHEPVADIRRRVLELQAAAEVPLLISTDQENGTVARVRVGVTHLPGAMALGATGDEELWRETARATAAQLRSVGIAQTLAPVADVNVVAENPGVNIRSAGSDPHRAARQLAVTIRAWSEAGLASTLKHFPGYGSAAVDPHLGLPSVGLSRDQWDRTERLPFQAAIEAGADTVMLGHVAFPALDPVDAATFSRPIVTDLLRHELGFTGVIITDALDMGGAERPEGPAEACVSALQAGVDQLLMPVDLPTAYEAVLRALREGRLDRDQLVASARRILTLKAKLQLDEPIGPGPETLPHQEQAELARRVATAAVAQRNAEVPAVLTPGAELLLIHPGVDPQKRGVNPGEVLGRQLRAAGHGVTELVWTEGTPWPGRPDTSAREAVLVLRDAWKEHAPVAEVLAELSRAGLVVHVVALRSPYEAASVAGKYSVLLTYGDNQFAVEAAGRVLLGEEPARGGLPMGVPTPADQ, encoded by the coding sequence ATGAAGGAGCAATCGGTGCACAAACAGACGGTGAAGGAAGCGCTAGCTCAACTTGAAACTTGGGACGACGAGCACCTGGTGGGGCAGTTGTTCTCCGTGGCCAGCGGCGGGCATGCCGCGAAGAACATCCTTGGGTTCGGTGACAGCGCCTCGCCCGACCAGGTTGAACGCGCACACGAGGCGCTGCTCCAGCTGATCCGCGACTATCACCTGGGGGCCATCATTTACTTCCCTCCCGGCGGTGACCACGAGCCGGTAGCCGACATTCGGCGTCGAGTGCTGGAACTGCAGGCCGCTGCCGAAGTGCCACTGTTGATTTCCACCGATCAGGAGAACGGAACGGTGGCTCGGGTGCGGGTGGGCGTCACTCATCTGCCGGGCGCGATGGCGCTGGGGGCCACCGGGGATGAGGAGCTGTGGCGCGAAACCGCGCGGGCCACCGCCGCCCAGCTTCGATCGGTGGGGATTGCCCAGACGCTGGCTCCAGTGGCCGATGTCAACGTGGTGGCGGAGAACCCCGGGGTCAACATTCGCTCTGCCGGGTCGGATCCGCACCGGGCGGCCCGACAGTTGGCGGTCACGATTCGGGCTTGGTCTGAAGCCGGTCTGGCCTCAACTTTGAAGCATTTCCCCGGCTACGGTTCGGCGGCGGTCGATCCGCACCTGGGCCTGCCGTCGGTAGGACTCAGCCGCGACCAGTGGGACCGAACCGAACGCCTGCCATTTCAGGCTGCCATCGAGGCCGGGGCCGACACGGTCATGCTGGGCCACGTCGCTTTTCCCGCTTTGGACCCGGTCGATGCGGCCACTTTCTCCCGGCCAATTGTCACCGACCTCCTGCGCCACGAACTGGGTTTCACCGGCGTGATCATCACCGATGCGCTCGACATGGGTGGAGCGGAACGTCCCGAAGGACCGGCCGAAGCCTGCGTTAGCGCCCTGCAAGCCGGGGTCGATCAGCTGCTGATGCCGGTTGATCTGCCCACCGCCTACGAGGCGGTGCTGCGAGCACTGCGGGAAGGGCGCCTGGACCGGGATCAGCTGGTCGCCTCGGCGCGCCGGATCCTGACCCTGAAGGCCAAGCTCCAACTGGACGAGCCGATTGGCCCGGGCCCCGAGACGCTTCCCCACCAGGAGCAGGCAGAGTTGGCCCGGCGGGTGGCCACCGCAGCCGTCGCTCAGCGGAACGCGGAGGTGCCGGCCGTGCTCACCCCGGGAGCCGAACTGCTGCTGATTCATCCGGGTGTGGATCCCCAGAAGCGCGGCGTCAACCCGGGGGAAGTCCTTGGTCGGCAGCTGAGGGCCGCGGGTCACGGTGTGACCGAATTGGTCTGGACCGAAGGCACCCCGTGGCCGGGCCGGCCCGACACTTCCGCTCGGGAAGCGGTCCTGGTATTGCGTGACGCCTGGAAGGAACACGCCCCCGTGGCCGAAGTGTTGGCTGAACTGAGCCGGGCCGGGTTGGTGGTGCACGTGGTGGCCCTCCGATCCCCCTATGAGGCGGCTTCGGTGGCCGGCAAGTATTCGGTGCTCCTCACCTACGGCGACAACCAGTTTGCAGTGGAGGCGGCCGGACGGGTGCTCCTGGGCGAGGAGCCGGCCCGTGGAGGACTGCCAATGGGTGTGCCCACCCCGGCCGACCAATGA
- the murQ gene encoding N-acetylmuramic acid 6-phosphate etherase, whose translation MELTQEHSDQITASVTESTDPRYQELDLMSTEGILQAMNQADRLVPEAISQVISQIARAVEAAAAGMAQGGRLLYVGAGTSGRLGVLDASEIPPTFSVDPARVVGIIAGGDHALRHAIEGAEDDYAAGRADLLGYRLSENDTVVGITASGRTPYVLGAIAAAQEAGATTVGISNNSPSDLGTLADIPIEVVVGPEIVSGSTRLKAGTAQKLVLNMISTGTMIRLGKTYGNLMVDVSATNKKLQVRAQNLVMRITGCELEQAKAALAEADGNVKVASVSLLRSLSAAEAKDLLAGSGGFLRAALDA comes from the coding sequence ATGGAGCTCACTCAGGAGCACTCCGATCAGATCACCGCGTCGGTGACTGAGTCCACCGACCCGCGATACCAGGAACTCGACCTAATGAGTACCGAAGGAATCCTGCAGGCGATGAACCAGGCAGACCGGTTGGTGCCCGAAGCGATCAGCCAGGTGATCTCCCAGATTGCCCGGGCAGTCGAAGCGGCCGCGGCCGGCATGGCCCAAGGCGGCCGTCTGCTCTACGTTGGTGCCGGCACCTCCGGACGCCTGGGAGTACTGGATGCCTCCGAGATTCCGCCGACCTTCTCGGTAGACCCAGCCCGAGTGGTCGGCATCATCGCCGGGGGAGACCACGCGCTGCGACACGCAATTGAGGGAGCCGAAGACGACTATGCCGCCGGCAGGGCCGACCTCCTGGGCTACCGGTTGAGCGAGAACGACACGGTGGTCGGGATTACCGCCTCCGGGCGGACGCCCTACGTCTTAGGGGCAATTGCCGCCGCCCAGGAGGCCGGGGCCACCACCGTGGGAATTAGTAACAACTCCCCGTCCGACCTGGGAACTCTGGCCGACATTCCAATCGAGGTGGTGGTGGGACCGGAAATTGTCTCCGGCTCCACGCGCCTGAAGGCAGGAACAGCCCAGAAACTAGTCCTCAACATGATCTCGACCGGGACCATGATTCGACTGGGGAAAACTTACGGGAACCTGATGGTGGACGTGTCAGCCACCAACAAGAAGCTGCAGGTTCGGGCGCAAAACCTGGTCATGAGAATCACCGGCTGCGAGCTAGAACAGGCTAAGGCGGCGCTGGCAGAGGCCGACGGGAACGTCAAGGTCGCATCGGTATCCCTGCTACGGTCGCTGAGCGCCGCTGAAGCGAAAGATCTTTTGGCCGGGAGCGGCGGATTCCTGCGGGCAGCCCTCGATGCCTAG
- a CDS encoding ATP-dependent Clp protease ATP-binding subunit, translating into MFERFTDRARRVVVLAQEEARGLKHSYIGTEHLLLGLIHEGDGVAAKAMEMVGIKIEDARAAVVDLIGEGENEIEGHIPFTPRAKRVFELSLREALQLGHNYIGTEHLLLGLLKEGEGVASQVFHQLGADQMQVRQAVLQLLQGYQAQGDGREAVGTGGAPVRDRERGNSALLEQFGRNLTQAAREGKLDPVIGRKTEMERVMQVLSRRTKNNPVLIGEPGVGKTAVVEGLAQAIIRGDVPETIKGKQIYSLDMGSLVAGSRYRGDFEERLKKVLKEIRTRGDIIVFIDEIHTLVGAGAAEGSIDAAQMLKPMLARGELQTIGATTLDEYRKHIEKDAALERRFQPVKVDEPSVDETVGILKGLRDRYEAHHRVIITDEAIDAAATLADRYISDRFLPDKAIDLMDEAGARLRIRRMTAPPELRELDEKISVVRRQKEQAIDEQDFEKAANLRDDEQHLINQRQEKESSWRGGETDEIAEVTEEEIAQVLAMSTGIPVFKLTETETSKLLNMENELHKRVIGQEEAVKALSQSIRRTRSGLKDPKRPGGSFIFAGPTGVGKTELAKSLAEFLFGDEDALIQLDMSEFSEKHTASRLFGAPPGYVGYDEGGQLTEKVRRRPFSVVLFDEVEKAHPDIFNSLLQILEEGRLTDAQGRMVDFKNTVILMTTNLGTRDINKGVLTGFQSSENLTHDYSRMKAKVNEELKQHFRPEFLNRVDDVIVFPPLTKDDIVQIVDLMIARLSKRMADQDMGLQLTEPARELLADRGFDPVLGARPLRRTIQRDIEDAISERILFGDVKPGDVVTVGVKEVDGQKEFSFNGS; encoded by the coding sequence ATGTTCGAACGGTTTACCGACCGTGCTAGGCGCGTTGTAGTCCTTGCGCAGGAAGAGGCGCGCGGGCTCAAGCACAGCTACATTGGCACCGAGCACCTGCTGCTCGGCCTCATTCACGAGGGTGATGGGGTGGCAGCCAAGGCCATGGAGATGGTCGGCATCAAGATTGAGGACGCCCGGGCCGCCGTCGTAGACCTGATTGGCGAAGGGGAGAACGAAATTGAGGGGCACATTCCCTTCACTCCCCGGGCCAAGCGAGTCTTTGAGCTGTCTTTGCGTGAAGCGCTGCAACTTGGCCACAACTACATCGGGACCGAGCACCTGCTGCTAGGGCTGCTGAAAGAAGGCGAGGGGGTGGCCTCGCAGGTCTTCCACCAGCTGGGTGCCGACCAGATGCAGGTCCGCCAGGCCGTGCTGCAACTGCTGCAGGGATACCAGGCGCAGGGTGATGGGCGCGAAGCCGTCGGAACCGGCGGGGCGCCCGTGCGCGACCGGGAGCGGGGCAACTCGGCTCTGCTGGAGCAGTTTGGCCGGAACCTGACCCAGGCTGCCCGCGAAGGCAAGCTGGATCCGGTGATCGGACGCAAGACCGAGATGGAACGCGTCATGCAGGTGCTGTCGCGGCGAACCAAGAACAACCCGGTCCTGATTGGTGAGCCCGGGGTGGGTAAGACCGCGGTGGTGGAGGGCCTGGCCCAGGCGATCATCCGCGGCGACGTTCCCGAGACCATCAAGGGAAAGCAGATCTACTCGCTGGACATGGGGTCGCTTGTGGCCGGCTCGCGCTACCGCGGCGACTTCGAAGAGCGCCTGAAGAAGGTGCTGAAAGAGATCCGCACCCGCGGCGACATTATAGTCTTCATCGACGAGATTCACACGCTGGTGGGGGCGGGCGCGGCCGAAGGTTCGATCGATGCCGCCCAGATGCTGAAGCCGATGCTGGCCCGCGGTGAACTGCAAACCATTGGCGCCACCACCCTGGATGAGTACCGCAAACACATCGAAAAGGATGCGGCGCTGGAGCGCCGGTTCCAGCCGGTCAAGGTGGATGAGCCCAGTGTCGACGAGACGGTGGGCATCCTGAAGGGCCTGCGCGACCGGTACGAAGCCCACCACCGGGTGATCATCACCGACGAGGCGATCGACGCGGCCGCCACCCTGGCTGACCGCTACATTTCAGACCGGTTCCTGCCCGACAAGGCCATCGACCTGATGGACGAGGCGGGGGCGCGCCTGCGGATCCGTCGGATGACGGCCCCGCCGGAACTGCGCGAACTGGATGAGAAGATTTCCGTCGTTCGCCGCCAGAAAGAGCAGGCCATTGACGAGCAGGACTTCGAGAAGGCGGCGAACCTGCGTGACGACGAGCAGCATCTGATCAACCAGCGCCAAGAAAAGGAATCTTCCTGGCGCGGGGGCGAAACCGACGAGATTGCCGAAGTCACCGAGGAAGAAATTGCTCAGGTGCTGGCCATGTCGACCGGCATCCCCGTGTTCAAGCTGACCGAGACGGAAACGTCGAAGCTGCTGAACATGGAGAACGAGCTGCACAAGCGCGTCATTGGGCAGGAGGAAGCCGTCAAGGCCCTGTCCCAGTCGATTCGCCGGACCCGCTCCGGGTTGAAGGACCCCAAGCGCCCCGGCGGCTCCTTCATCTTCGCCGGCCCGACCGGGGTCGGAAAGACGGAGCTGGCCAAGTCCTTGGCCGAGTTCCTCTTCGGCGACGAGGATGCCCTCATTCAGCTCGACATGTCCGAGTTCTCTGAGAAGCACACGGCTTCCCGTCTGTTCGGGGCTCCCCCCGGATACGTTGGTTACGACGAAGGTGGGCAGCTGACCGAAAAGGTTCGCCGTCGCCCGTTCTCCGTCGTCCTGTTCGACGAGGTAGAGAAGGCCCACCCGGACATCTTCAACTCGCTGTTGCAGATTCTGGAAGAGGGACGCCTGACCGACGCTCAGGGTCGGATGGTTGACTTCAAGAACACCGTGATCCTGATGACCACCAACCTGGGGACACGCGACATCAACAAGGGTGTCCTGACCGGGTTCCAGTCGTCGGAGAACCTGACCCACGACTACTCGCGGATGAAGGCAAAGGTCAACGAGGAGCTCAAGCAGCACTTCCGGCCTGAGTTCCTGAACCGCGTCGACGACGTCATCGTCTTCCCGCCGCTGACCAAGGACGACATCGTTCAGATCGTGGACCTGATGATTGCCCGCCTGTCCAAGCGGATGGCTGACCAGGATATGGGCCTGCAGCTGACCGAGCCGGCGCGGGAACTGCTGGCCGATCGCGGGTTTGACCCGGTGCTGGGGGCGCGGCCGCTGCGCCGAACCATCCAGCGCGACATCGAGGACGCCATTTCGGAGCGGATCCTCTTTGGCGACGTCAAACCCGGCGACGTGGTTACCGTCGGGGTCAAGGAAGTTGACGGCCAGAAGGAGTTCAGCTTCAACGGCTCCTAG
- the dtd gene encoding D-aminoacyl-tRNA deacylase, producing the protein MRAVLQRARGARVEVAGQIVGQFDGEGVVALVGVAREDTVADAQTVARKIAELRILTEERSPVEAGAPVLVISQFTLYGSTKKGRRPSWSAAAPGEVAEPLVQTVVEKLRQRGVAVETGIFGAQMEVSLTNSGPFTVLVET; encoded by the coding sequence GTGCGGGCCGTCCTGCAGCGGGCCCGCGGCGCCCGGGTGGAAGTGGCCGGGCAGATCGTGGGCCAGTTCGACGGGGAGGGAGTGGTCGCCCTGGTCGGGGTGGCCCGCGAGGACACGGTGGCGGATGCCCAAACGGTGGCGCGAAAAATCGCGGAACTGAGAATCCTGACCGAGGAGCGGTCCCCGGTGGAGGCCGGTGCCCCCGTGCTGGTGATCTCCCAGTTCACCCTGTACGGGTCAACCAAGAAGGGTCGGCGCCCCTCCTGGTCGGCGGCCGCTCCCGGCGAGGTGGCCGAACCCCTCGTCCAAACCGTGGTGGAGAAGCTCCGCCAGCGCGGAGTGGCGGTGGAGACCGGGATCTTTGGCGCCCAGATGGAAGTGAGCCTGACGAACTCGGGCCCGTTCACGGTGCTGGTGGAGACCTGA
- a CDS encoding folate-binding protein has protein sequence MSDYLAGAVFAEGQVAPIHFGDPVTEQFEYEAGRALHPRGPVGLVTVTGADRLTWLTTLSSQDLAPLGEDGSSEMLLLDPNGRIQFAMGVVSQGDTVWLLTDPEPAPELAAFLESMKFMSRVEIRDRSADYQVFETAGGASPAGAEATWVDPWPGPSLGGARYFQGSHPGEAFQHRLMIVPVDRAAQFVADSGLGLAGSLAAEATRVAAWRPGWTSEVDDRTMPAELDWLRTAVHVSKGCYCGQESVARILNLGKPPRRLTFLQLDGSLSSIPAPGDPVELNGRPVGVITSVARHAEMGPIALALLKRSVDPAAPLTIGPIAAAQELIVPVEGKSDHSPSERPGAGLRRLDHGGRDIRTTGPGTVR, from the coding sequence ATGAGCGACTACCTAGCCGGGGCGGTGTTTGCCGAGGGGCAGGTGGCCCCGATCCACTTCGGGGACCCGGTGACAGAGCAGTTTGAGTACGAGGCGGGGCGGGCCCTGCACCCGCGCGGGCCCGTGGGTCTGGTTACCGTCACGGGGGCGGATCGGCTCACCTGGCTCACCACCCTGTCCTCACAGGACCTGGCTCCGCTGGGTGAGGACGGCTCCAGTGAAATGCTGCTGCTGGACCCCAACGGTCGGATCCAGTTCGCTATGGGCGTGGTCAGTCAGGGGGACACCGTCTGGCTGCTGACCGATCCCGAGCCGGCTCCGGAGCTGGCCGCGTTCCTGGAGTCCATGAAGTTCATGTCCCGGGTGGAGATTCGGGACCGGTCCGCCGACTATCAGGTGTTTGAGACGGCCGGCGGGGCCAGTCCGGCCGGGGCGGAGGCCACCTGGGTGGACCCGTGGCCCGGCCCCAGTCTCGGCGGGGCCCGGTACTTCCAGGGCTCGCACCCGGGGGAGGCCTTCCAACACCGTCTGATGATTGTTCCCGTCGACCGGGCCGCGCAGTTCGTGGCGGACAGCGGTTTGGGGTTGGCCGGTTCGCTGGCGGCCGAGGCCACCCGGGTGGCGGCCTGGCGCCCCGGTTGGACCTCGGAGGTGGATGATCGGACCATGCCGGCCGAACTGGACTGGCTCCGCACCGCCGTTCACGTGTCGAAAGGCTGCTACTGCGGGCAAGAGTCCGTGGCTCGGATCCTGAACTTGGGGAAGCCGCCGCGGCGCCTAACCTTCCTGCAGCTGGACGGTTCGCTCAGCTCGATTCCCGCCCCCGGCGACCCGGTCGAGTTGAACGGCCGCCCGGTCGGGGTGATCACCTCGGTGGCGCGGCACGCAGAAATGGGTCCGATTGCCCTGGCCCTGCTGAAACGATCCGTCGATCCGGCGGCCCCGCTGACCATTGGTCCGATTGCGGCCGCCCAGGAACTGATCGTGCCGGTTGAAGGGAAGTCGGACCATTCACCCAGTGAGCGGCCCGGCGCGGGCCTGCGCCGACTGGACCACGGCGGTCGGGACATTCGCACCACCGGGCCCGGAACGGTTCGCTAG
- a CDS encoding FABP family protein, with protein sequence MFEIPENLPLSLAPLAWVLGRWQGWGTLAGDDDEPDAIILQDIQAEVVGQQMRVVTSLYHGKVEGEIDWQMNAAAGLDLIEPGELFREETSYWRLATPLAVLPPEGEEPRELQVTSADTQGLATLWVGVSMGPRIRLTSDVIARDASAPQMTTVHRMFGLVGGELFWTSETSLDQGEPQVELSGRLRRASQEAEEA encoded by the coding sequence ATGTTTGAGATACCTGAGAATTTGCCCCTGTCCTTGGCGCCGCTGGCCTGGGTCCTGGGCCGCTGGCAGGGGTGGGGCACCCTGGCCGGGGATGACGATGAGCCCGACGCGATCATTTTGCAGGACATTCAGGCGGAGGTGGTGGGACAGCAGATGCGCGTCGTCACCTCGCTCTATCACGGGAAGGTTGAGGGCGAAATTGACTGGCAGATGAACGCCGCTGCCGGGCTGGACCTGATTGAACCCGGGGAGTTGTTCCGGGAGGAAACCTCCTACTGGCGCCTGGCCACGCCGCTGGCGGTGCTGCCACCCGAGGGGGAGGAGCCGCGCGAACTCCAGGTCACCAGTGCGGACACGCAGGGTCTGGCCACCCTGTGGGTGGGGGTGTCAATGGGCCCACGGATTCGCCTCACCTCCGACGTGATTGCTCGCGACGCTTCGGCACCGCAGATGACCACCGTCCACCGAATGTTCGGCCTGGTGGGGGGCGAACTGTTCTGGACTTCGGAAACGTCCCTGGACCAGGGTGAACCCCAGGTGGAACTGTCCGGGCGCCTGCGCCGCGCCTCGCAGGAGGCGGAAGAGGCATGA